CTGTTCCTGCATCACGTGCAATACCACGTCGCCAAGGTCTACCAGTACCCACTCGCCACCGGCTTTGCCTTCGATGCCCAGCGGCTGCATGCCGGTCTGTTTGGCTTCGGTCACAACGTTCTCGGCAATGGCGTTGACGTGGGTCCGGGAGGTGCCGGAACAGATCACCAGAAATTCGCACACTGACGATTTGCCACGTACATCAAGGGTCTTGATGTCCACGGCTTTCAGGTCGTCGGCCTTATCGACAACAAAATCTTTGAGTTGTTCGCCGTTCATGAAATTACCTGTCAAAAAATTAAGGCGGGGAGTCTATCACGAAGCCTTGTCGGCCCGGTACAGGCCCGATGCCTGAATGTAATCGGCTACCGCTTGGGGCAGCAAAAAATCCAGCCGCTGGCCGTTTTTGGCCCGCGTTCGGATATCCGTGGCCGAGATGGCCAACTCGGTGGTGGTGATGGGCAGGATTTGCCCAGGGCCTGTCACCGGGCCTTCCCCTAAGCGCCAGGAGAGCTGCACGTCCAGGGAGTCGGAGTCGAGGCGATGGCCGGGGCGGCAACATACCGCCAGGGACGCCAGCTCCAGGATGCGCTGCCAGCCGTGCCAGGAGGTAAAAGACAACAAGCTGTCCATACCCATCATGAACAGCAGCGGCCGGCCGGGAAATTCCCGTGCCACGTCTTCAAGGGTATCGACGGTGTAGGAGTCGCCGGGGCGTTTGAGCTCCCGTTCATCCACCACCAACCCCGGCACCGCCTCGACCGCCAGGCGGGTCATGGCCAGGCGCTGCTCGGCGCTCGCCAGCGGCTGGGGCCGGTGCGGCGGCACCTTGTTGGGCAGCAGGTGCAGCGATTCGAGCTCGAAGGTTTCCATCACCTCGATGGCCATGCGCAGGTGGCCAAGGTGGATGGGGTCGAAGGTGCCGCCAAAAAGGCCCAGCGGCTTCATTGCACGTACCCCGGGCGAATAACCGGCAGCGCCGGGCGCTTGCCGGGGAAGAAGGCCAGGGTCAGATCGTTAAGCCCTTGCTCGACGCCGCGCCCGTCCTGGGTTTTAAATTGCTGGTCAAGCCAGGCAAGGTGGCGGCCGATTTGCCGCAGCCGGCCGGCGGATAGCCGTTTGATGGCGGCCAGGTACAGGCTCTTGCGCTGAGGGGGCATGCGCCTTTTGGCAAGCTCTCCTTGCGGGTTGCCGGAGGTAACCAGCGCCAGCAGGGTATCTAGCTCCCGGCCAAGGGCCCACAGCAGCAGCGGTGGCTCGGTGCCTTCTTCCATTACCCGGGTCAGAACCCGCAGCGCCTTGGCGGCGTCGTCGCCCAAGAGGGCGTCGGTCCACTGGAAGAGATCAAAACGGGCGTGGTCCAGCACCGCACCGGTGATGTCGTCTTCGCTCAAGGGCCCTTGGGGATGCAAGAGGGCCAGTTTTTCTACTTCCTGGGCGGCAGCCAGCAGGTTGCCTTCGGTGAAGTGGGCCAGGGCCTGGACCGCCTCCGGGGTGGGTTTAAAGCCGGCATCTTGCAGCTTTCTGGCCAGCCAGCCAGGAAACTCGCGCTCGCCAAGGGGGTAGAGGGGCAGGTAAATACCCTGCTCGCTCATGGTTTTAAACCAGGGGGCGTTGGTGATGCCTTTTTCGGCGCGGGGGCCGCGCAGCACCAGCAACAGATCGGGATTGGGGTGTTGGGTCAGTTCCTGCAGCACCGCTTTACCGGACTCGTCCGGTTTTTGCTGCAGGTTTATCTCAATGATGCGTTTGGAGGCGAACAGCGACAGGCTCTGGTATTCCTCACGGATAACCGCCCAGTCAAAGCCGCCTTCCACGGTAAAACTCAAGCGTTCTTCCACGCCCCAGCGCTGGCCATGGCGCCGTATTTTGTCGAGGGCTTCTTCCACCAGAAAGGCGTCGTCCCCAAACACCAGCACCCACAGGGGCTGGCGTTTGAGGGCGTCATTCAATTGCTGGGGGCGAACCTGCATCAGCCCTGGGCCAGTTGGCGTACCAGGCGGTCCGCCGCTTCTTTGCGCATTTCGTCAACCAGCAGTTCCCGTTCCTTGTCCTTGGCGAGGATCTTGGTGGGGTCGTCCTGGTAGTCGCGGCGCACTTCGATGGTGAGATCCCGCGGATCTTTGTCCTTCTCGATGATCTGCCAGGTGAGGGTGTAGACCAGCTCGTATTCCGCCACCTGGCCGGTGCTGAACAGACTCAGGGTCTGGCGGTCCAGGTGGTCGGCCACCAGGTGGATCTCCGGGCCATTGCCGCCAATGAGGTTAACCCCACTGGCGGTCAAGCTCTTGGTAACCGCCTTGGTGATGCTGGCGTAGGGGTCAAAACTGGTGAGGTTCACCGTTTTGAAGCTGCTCGGCATCTCATAGCTGCCCTGGAGGTGAAAACCGCAACCTCCGAGCAGCAACAGGGTGGCAAAGACAAGCCAGCGCATATCCATTCCTTAGTTGGCGACGATATTAACCAGTTTACCAGGCACGACGATGACCTTACGGACCGTTACCCCGTCGAGGAAACGTTTGACGTTGTCGTCGGCCATGGCCATGGCTTCGAGGTCAGCTTTGCTGATGTCGGCAGGCACCGTGACCTTGCCACGCACCTTGCCGTTTACCTGTAGCACGATGAGCTTTTCGTCTTCCACCAGGGCGTCCTGGTCGGCTACCGGGAAGCTGGCATCGCAAATATCGCCCTGGCCGCCCAGCGCCTGGTAAAGGGCAGTGGTGACGTGGGGGATGATGGGATGCAGCAGCAAGGTCATGCTCATCAGCGCTTCTTGCAGCAAGGCGCGGTCCTGCTCGGACTCCTGCGGAGCGCGGGCCAGCTTGTTCAGAAGCTCCATCACCGCAGCAATGGCGGTGTTGAAGGTCTGGCGGCGGCCAAGGTCATCGTCCACTTTGGCGATGGTCTTGTGCAGCTCGCGGCGAAGGGCCTTTTGGTCGGCGTTGAGGGCCGCGACATCAAGCTGACTGACGGCACCTTTGGAAAGGTGCTCAAAGGCCAGCTTCCAGACCCGCTTGATAAAGCGGTTGGCCCCTTCAACGCCGGACTCAATCCACTCCAGGGTCAGCTCCGGAGGCGCGGCAAACATCATAAAGAGGCGCACGGTGTCGGCGCCGTAACGCTCCACCATCACCTGCGGGTCGATGCCGTTGTTCTTGGACTTGGACATCTTCGACATGCCGTCGTAGATCACCTCACGGCCGGTGTTGTCGGTGGCCTTGATGATGCGGCCTTTCTCGTCGCGCTCAACGGTCACATCCAGCGGTGATACCCACTCGCGGCCGCCTTTGTCGTTGACGTAGTAAAAGGCATCGGCCAGTACCATGCCTTGGCACAACAGGCGCTTGAAGGGCTCGTCGGAGTTCACCAGGCCTTCGTCGCGCAGCAGCTTGTGGTAGAAGCGCGAGTACAACAAGTGCATCACCGCGTGCTCGATGCCGCCCACGTACTGGTCGGCCGGCAGCCAGTAGTTGGCTTTGGTCGGGTCCAGCATGGCGTCGTCGGTGTGGGCACTGGCGTAGCGGGCGTAGTACCAGCTTGACTCCATAAAGGTGTCGAAGGTGTCGGTTTCAAATTCCGCGCTCTGGCCGTTATAGGTGGTTTTACGCCACTCGGGGTCGGCCTTGATGGGGCTGGTAATGCCGTCCATCACCACGTCTTCTGGCAGGCGCACCGGCAATTGATCTTGTGGTACCGGCACTGTGGTGCCGTCTTCCAGGGTCAGCATGGGGATAGGGGCGCCCCAGTAACGCTGGCGAGACACGCCCCAGTCGCGCAGGCGATAGTTAACCTTGCGCTTGCCGCAGCCAAGGGCCTCGAGCTTGTTGGCGATGGCGTCAAAGGCGCCCTGGAAGGCCAGGCCGTCAAACTCACCAGAGTTGATTAAGGTGCCGTCTTTGCCGGTCAGGGCCGCTTCTTTGATGTCACCTTCAGCAAAAGCAATCACTTGCTTGATGTCGAGGCCGTATTTGCTGGCAAACTCGTAATCGCGCTGGTCATGGGCCGGTACCGCCATTACGGCGCCGGTGCCGTAATCCATCAGCACGAAGTTGGCGACCCAAATCGGCACTTCTTCGCCGGTTAAGGGGTGGATGGCCTTAAGGCCGGTGTCCATGCCCTTTTTCTCCATGGTGGCCATGTCGGCTTCGGCCACCTTGGTGTTTTTGCACTCTTCGATAAAGTCGGCCAGCTCCGGAAAGTTGGCGGCGGCTTTGTCGGCCAGGGGGTGACCGGCGGCAATGCCCACGTAGGTCACGCCCATCAGGGTGTCGGGGCGGGTGGTGTACACATCCAGGGTGCCGGTTTCGCCTTTGACGGCAAAGCTCAGCTCCACACCCTCGGAGCGGCCAATCCAGTGGGCCTGCATGGACTTAACGGTCTCGGGCCAGCCTTCGAGGGTCTCAAGGTCGTTGAGCAGCTCTTCGGCGTAGTCGGTTATCTTCACGAACCACTGGGGAATTTGCTTTTGTTCCACCAGGGCGCCGGAGCGCCAGCCGCGGCCGTCAACCACCTGCTCGTTAGCCAGCACGGTT
This genomic interval from Gallaecimonas pentaromativorans contains the following:
- the nadD gene encoding nicotinate-nucleotide adenylyltransferase: MKPLGLFGGTFDPIHLGHLRMAIEVMETFELESLHLLPNKVPPHRPQPLASAEQRLAMTRLAVEAVPGLVVDERELKRPGDSYTVDTLEDVAREFPGRPLLFMMGMDSLLSFTSWHGWQRILELASLAVCCRPGHRLDSDSLDVQLSWRLGEGPVTGPGQILPITTTELAISATDIRTRAKNGQRLDFLLPQAVADYIQASGLYRADKAS
- the lptE gene encoding LPS assembly lipoprotein LptE; translation: MRWLVFATLLLLGGCGFHLQGSYEMPSSFKTVNLTSFDPYASITKAVTKSLTASGVNLIGGNGPEIHLVADHLDRQTLSLFSTGQVAEYELVYTLTWQIIEKDKDPRDLTIEVRRDYQDDPTKILAKDKERELLVDEMRKEAADRLVRQLAQG
- the rsfS gene encoding ribosome silencing factor, translated to MNGEQLKDFVVDKADDLKAVDIKTLDVRGKSSVCEFLVICSGTSRTHVNAIAENVVTEAKQTGMQPLGIEGKAGGEWVLVDLGDVVLHVMQEQTRDFYQLEKLWG
- the holA gene encoding DNA polymerase III subunit delta is translated as MQVRPQQLNDALKRQPLWVLVFGDDAFLVEEALDKIRRHGQRWGVEERLSFTVEGGFDWAVIREEYQSLSLFASKRIIEINLQQKPDESGKAVLQELTQHPNPDLLLVLRGPRAEKGITNAPWFKTMSEQGIYLPLYPLGEREFPGWLARKLQDAGFKPTPEAVQALAHFTEGNLLAAAQEVEKLALLHPQGPLSEDDITGAVLDHARFDLFQWTDALLGDDAAKALRVLTRVMEEGTEPPLLLWALGRELDTLLALVTSGNPQGELAKRRMPPQRKSLYLAAIKRLSAGRLRQIGRHLAWLDQQFKTQDGRGVEQGLNDLTLAFFPGKRPALPVIRPGYVQ
- the leuS gene encoding leucine--tRNA ligase, which gives rise to MQEQYDHSAIEPQVQRHWEENNTFVVNEDPAKEKFYCLSMFPYPSGRLHMGHVRNYTLGDVISRYQRMQGKNVLQPMGWDAFGLPAENAAVKNKSAPAKWTYENIAYMKGQLKTLGFGYDWTREVTTCTPEYYRWEQWFFTKLFEKGLVYKKMATVNWDPVDQTVLANEQVVDGRGWRSGALVEQKQIPQWFVKITDYAEELLNDLETLEGWPETVKSMQAHWIGRSEGVELSFAVKGETGTLDVYTTRPDTLMGVTYVGIAAGHPLADKAAANFPELADFIEECKNTKVAEADMATMEKKGMDTGLKAIHPLTGEEVPIWVANFVLMDYGTGAVMAVPAHDQRDYEFASKYGLDIKQVIAFAEGDIKEAALTGKDGTLINSGEFDGLAFQGAFDAIANKLEALGCGKRKVNYRLRDWGVSRQRYWGAPIPMLTLEDGTTVPVPQDQLPVRLPEDVVMDGITSPIKADPEWRKTTYNGQSAEFETDTFDTFMESSWYYARYASAHTDDAMLDPTKANYWLPADQYVGGIEHAVMHLLYSRFYHKLLRDEGLVNSDEPFKRLLCQGMVLADAFYYVNDKGGREWVSPLDVTVERDEKGRIIKATDNTGREVIYDGMSKMSKSKNNGIDPQVMVERYGADTVRLFMMFAAPPELTLEWIESGVEGANRFIKRVWKLAFEHLSKGAVSQLDVAALNADQKALRRELHKTIAKVDDDLGRRQTFNTAIAAVMELLNKLARAPQESEQDRALLQEALMSMTLLLHPIIPHVTTALYQALGGQGDICDASFPVADQDALVEDEKLIVLQVNGKVRGKVTVPADISKADLEAMAMADDNVKRFLDGVTVRKVIVVPGKLVNIVAN